From the Streptosporangiales bacterium genome, one window contains:
- a CDS encoding C4-dicarboxylate ABC transporter permease, protein MFSGLLEGLGNLFSPMTLLLCIVGTVAGMVVGATPGLSATVGLALLLPITFTMDPTTGLVLMGAFYMGAIYGGAFTAILVNAPGTPSSIATTFDGYPMTQQGRSEQAIIGITVASVIGGVIGVVGLALLAPMLAQVVLNFGPQEYFWLGVFGLTMIASLAGKSLLKGLAAGMIGLLIAAIGISPVGGEVRFTFGISEMQGGVELIVALIGFFTVPTIIDLMTHPEKRAASMRKEAEERQRSGVLASTIRRVLSRPVNLVRSGAIGTVVGILPGAGGNVANLIAYNEARRTSKERDQFGKGNIDGVVAPEAANNAVVGGGLVPLLTLGIPGAPPDAIIYGVLVLHGLRPGVDLFTKQGPLVFTFILALALSALLMAPVGIFAGRALQRAVVRAPTHYLAAIIATFSVVGSYAVRNSIIDVIVMVVLGVFGYGLRRIGLPPPAIVLGVVLGPIIESGLGQGLLAASDQALPWTSFFTRPVSLLVIAFVVAALAWTLVTRHKERKQERAAGSEQEVAS, encoded by the coding sequence ATGTTCTCAGGTCTCCTCGAAGGGCTCGGCAACCTGTTCTCGCCGATGACCCTGCTGCTCTGTATCGTCGGCACCGTCGCGGGAATGGTCGTCGGTGCCACACCCGGCCTCAGCGCGACCGTCGGGCTCGCGCTGTTGCTGCCGATCACCTTCACCATGGACCCGACCACCGGCCTGGTCCTGATGGGCGCCTTCTACATGGGCGCGATCTACGGCGGTGCGTTCACCGCCATCCTCGTCAACGCACCCGGTACGCCGTCATCGATCGCCACGACGTTCGACGGCTATCCGATGACGCAACAGGGCCGTAGCGAACAGGCGATCATCGGCATCACGGTCGCCTCGGTCATCGGCGGCGTCATCGGTGTGGTGGGACTGGCGTTGCTGGCCCCGATGTTGGCCCAGGTGGTGCTGAACTTCGGGCCGCAGGAGTACTTCTGGCTCGGCGTCTTCGGTCTGACGATGATCGCGTCGCTGGCCGGCAAGTCGTTGCTCAAGGGCCTGGCGGCAGGAATGATCGGCCTGCTCATCGCGGCCATCGGCATCTCCCCGGTCGGCGGCGAGGTCCGCTTCACCTTCGGCATCTCGGAGATGCAGGGCGGCGTCGAGCTCATCGTCGCGCTGATCGGCTTCTTCACCGTGCCGACGATCATCGACCTGATGACGCACCCGGAGAAGCGGGCCGCCTCGATGCGCAAGGAGGCGGAGGAGCGCCAGCGCTCCGGGGTGCTCGCCTCGACGATCCGGCGGGTGCTCAGCCGGCCGGTCAACCTGGTGCGGTCCGGCGCGATCGGCACCGTGGTGGGCATCCTGCCCGGCGCTGGCGGCAACGTCGCGAACCTGATCGCGTACAACGAGGCACGCCGCACCTCCAAGGAGCGCGACCAGTTCGGCAAGGGGAACATCGACGGCGTCGTCGCGCCGGAAGCCGCGAACAACGCGGTCGTCGGCGGTGGGCTGGTTCCGTTGCTCACCCTCGGCATCCCCGGCGCGCCACCCGACGCGATCATCTACGGCGTCCTCGTGCTGCACGGCCTGCGCCCCGGCGTCGACCTGTTCACCAAGCAGGGCCCGCTGGTCTTCACGTTCATCCTTGCGCTGGCGCTCTCCGCCCTGCTGATGGCGCCCGTCGGCATCTTCGCCGGGCGGGCACTCCAGCGAGCGGTGGTACGTGCCCCGACGCACTACCTGGCGGCGATCATCGCGACGTTCAGCGTGGTCGGCTCGTACGCGGTGCGCAACAGCATCATCGACGTGATCGTCATGGTGGTGCTCGGTGTGTTCGGCTACGGGTTACGCAGGATCGGGCTGCCACCACCGGCCATCGTGCTCGGCGTGGTCCTCGGCCCGATCATCGAGTCGGGACTCGGTCAGGGCCTGCTCGCCGCAAGCGACCAGGCGTTGCCGTGGACGTCGTTCTTCACCCGACCGGTCAGCCTGCTGGTCATCGCGTTCGTCGTCGCCGCTCTGGCCTGGACGTTGGTCACCAGGCACAAGGAACGCAAGCAGGAGCGGGCGGCCGGCTCCGAGCAGGAGGTGGCGTCATGA
- a CDS encoding tartrate dehydrogenase: MPYDIAVIPGDGIGNEVVPVAQQVLETVGSSHGIDFTWHPVDWGCEYYTRTGEMMPKDGMAQLAERDAIFLGAVGYPGVPDHVSLWGLLIPIRRTFRQSVNYRPIKLFNGLESPLRTAGDLDFVVVRENNEGEYSEIGGRLYHGLDEEIAIQESVFTRRGVQSVMRYAFDLAANRRGELVSATKSNGIIHTMPFWDEMLTEVSAEYPDISTAKYHIDALSAYFVLRPETLDVVVASNLFGDILSDLGAAVAGSIGIAPSGNIDPSREHPSMFEPVHGSAPDIAGQGIANPIGQIWSGALMLEHLGHPEAAAAIMTAMEQVLAEGGPRTPDLGGNATTREVTDAVLGAL; this comes from the coding sequence ATGCCCTACGACATCGCAGTCATCCCAGGCGATGGCATCGGCAACGAGGTGGTGCCCGTCGCGCAACAGGTACTCGAGACCGTCGGCTCGTCGCACGGCATCGACTTCACCTGGCACCCGGTCGACTGGGGGTGCGAGTACTACACCCGCACCGGCGAGATGATGCCCAAGGACGGCATGGCGCAGCTGGCCGAGCGCGACGCGATCTTCCTCGGCGCCGTCGGGTACCCGGGCGTGCCGGACCACGTGTCGCTGTGGGGACTCCTGATCCCGATCAGGCGCACGTTCCGGCAGTCGGTGAACTACCGGCCGATCAAGCTGTTCAACGGCCTGGAGTCGCCGCTGCGCACCGCGGGCGATCTCGACTTCGTGGTGGTACGGGAGAACAACGAGGGCGAGTACTCCGAGATCGGTGGCCGCCTTTACCACGGGCTGGACGAGGAGATCGCGATCCAGGAGTCGGTCTTCACCAGGCGCGGGGTGCAGTCGGTCATGCGGTACGCGTTCGACCTCGCCGCCAACCGTCGCGGCGAGCTGGTCTCGGCGACCAAGTCGAACGGCATCATCCACACCATGCCGTTCTGGGACGAGATGCTCACGGAGGTCAGCGCCGAGTACCCGGACATCTCGACGGCCAAGTACCACATCGACGCGCTGTCGGCGTACTTCGTGCTGCGTCCGGAGACGCTCGACGTGGTGGTGGCGTCGAACCTGTTCGGCGACATCCTGTCCGACCTGGGCGCCGCGGTCGCGGGGAGCATCGGCATCGCGCCGTCCGGCAACATCGACCCGAGCCGCGAGCACCCGTCGATGTTCGAACCCGTGCACGGCTCGGCGCCGGACATCGCCGGCCAGGGCATCGCCAACCCGATCGGGCAGATCTGGTCGGGCGCGCTGATGCTCGAACACCTCGGCCACCCGGAGGCCGCGGCGGCGATCATGACGGCGATGGAGCAGGTGCTCGCCGAGGGCGGCCCACGCACACCCGACCTGGGCGGCAACGCCACCACCCGCGAGGTCACCGACGCCGTCCTCGGCGCCCTCTGA
- a CDS encoding histidine phosphatase family protein has protein sequence MTGTRTVVHLLRHGEVHNPAGVLYGRLPDYHLSENGKAMAKRAADWFAGRDVVALYSSPLTRARETMAPVAERIGLDVSVETRLIEPWNHFEGMTFGDGSLRHPKHWPYLLNPFRPSWGEPYREVVARMRAAIGRVRERASGHEAVCVSHQLPIEVTRRALQGDHLWHRPDRRRCSLASITSVTFEGDTVVAVDYAEPATDLLPTTPQPSGA, from the coding sequence ATGACGGGCACGCGTACCGTCGTGCACCTGCTGCGGCACGGCGAGGTGCACAACCCGGCAGGTGTGCTCTACGGGCGGCTGCCCGACTACCACCTGTCCGAGAACGGCAAGGCGATGGCCAAGCGCGCCGCCGACTGGTTCGCCGGCCGTGACGTCGTCGCGCTGTACTCCTCGCCGCTGACCCGGGCGAGGGAGACGATGGCGCCGGTCGCGGAGCGCATCGGTCTGGACGTGAGCGTGGAGACCAGGCTGATCGAGCCGTGGAACCACTTCGAGGGCATGACGTTCGGCGACGGGTCGCTGCGGCACCCCAAGCACTGGCCGTACCTGCTCAACCCGTTCCGCCCGTCGTGGGGCGAGCCGTACCGCGAGGTGGTCGCGCGGATGCGCGCCGCCATCGGCAGGGTGCGCGAACGGGCCAGCGGGCACGAAGCCGTCTGCGTCAGCCATCAGCTGCCGATCGAGGTCACCAGGCGTGCACTGCAGGGTGACCACCTCTGGCACCGTCCGGACCGGCGTCGCTGCTCGCTGGCCAGCATCACCTCGGTGACGTTCGAGGGCGACACGGTGGTCGCCGTCGACTACGCGGAACCGGCCACCGACCTGCTCCCGACGACGCCCCAACCGTCGGGCGCCTGA